From the Paenibacillus tianjinensis genome, the window TAAGTCGGCGGTCACCTTCTTAATATCCTTGTAAGACACGTACCGTGTAGAGCTGCGGATTTGGTGAATAATACACTTCTGGATTTCAGTTTGGGGATAGCAGGCCGCAATCGCTTGAGAGAACCCGGACAGGTTATCCACACAGATAATGAGAATGTCCCCCACTCCACGATTCTTGAGTTCATTCAGCACGCTGAGCCAGAACTTGGAGGACTCGTTCTCACCAATCCACATGCCCAGCACGTCTTTGTTTCCGTCCAGATCAATGCCAATGACCATGTAGGCAGCCTTGTTGATAATGGCCCCGTCTTGCTTGACTTTGAAGTGGATCGCATCCAGATAGACAACAGCGTAAACGCCTTGCAGAGGCCGATTCTGCCATTCTTTAATGAGAGGAACAATCTTATTTGTGACATTGGAAATGAGCGTAGGCGACACCTCAATGCCATACATCTGCCCCAGGTGATCCTGAATTTCTCGGGTACTAATCCCTTTGGCGTACAGAGCGATGATTTGCTCTTCGATGCCGGTTACGTTCGACTGATGCTTCTTGACGACAAGTGGCTCAAACTCACCCAGACGGTCACGAGGGATAGCGATTTCCTGTTCCCCGTACTCACTGACAACCGTTTTACGGCTCTTTCCGTTACGGCTGTTTGGCGTGAGCTTCGCCTTCACTTCATGCTTTCCGTAGCCTAAATGAGTGTCCATTTCGGCTTCCAGCATCTCCTGAATCGTCTCCGCAAATAGCTCTTTTAGAGCATTCTGCGCATCCTGTGCGCTTACCAAGTTGTTTTCCTTAATAAATTCCCGTAACTGTTGTTTTGTCCAAAGTCCCATGTGTTCTCCCCAACCTTTCTCTTACTTCCATTTTAATGGGTTTGAGAGTTTACACAATATATTTTACAGACTCACCTAAAGAACCACCGTTATATTTACCATTAAAGTGTCTGAATTTGATTGACTTTAATTCGTCAAAATCATCATTAATGATGTAATTGCCTTCAAGCATCATATCTACCAATTCTTTTTTTTCCCCTGTAAGATTTTCATAATCAATTTCAGAAATATGGTTAAGAATATCAAAAAAGCTATCATCAACAGCTGCCAAACCGCATGTCATAGCATTAAAAGCAATTTTAGTTTCATCTTGCATTGTCAAAATTCTATTATACTTCGATACTTTCATACTTAAGTCTCTCCTCTATTGTCTGTCTTTTCATAATTAAATGTCATTATGATGTGACAGAGTTACTGAGTCGCATCATAATGACTTCGTATTATTTATAAGGTGATTAGATATACTATTTGCTAATACATAATGTGGTGCATCCTACTTGGTCATCACATCTATTGTTGCATTGCTTTGCACAGCCATAACAATAAGCACCAACATTTATCTTACTTGGAGTGATTAAATATTTCATATCTCATTCCACCTTTTCATTATTTACTAATGCATAATGTGCTACATCCTACTTGATCATTACATTTGTTGTTACATTGTTTAGAACAGGCAAAGCAATAAGTCAGTTCATAACCAACTTTTGGATCTATGATATATTTCATAGTACCTCCCACATTATAAATACCTATTTATACCTTTTTATCCAAACATTGTTTTATGCAATCGTTTTGGCATTGGTTTTTGCATCCTAAGCAATATCCCTCTACCCATCTCTGACCAGGCTTTACCACAAACTTCATAGTGTTTACCTCCTTAATTGAAATGATTATGTTACTGCTCCACACATGTTTGGACAATTACCTTGACATGGATAATTCGTTCTACATTCGTTGCAGTTAGGTGTACATTTGTTACAATTTGTACAGTAACAGTAAGAAGTGAAATTTTTCACTAAAGGCTTCACTATATAATCCACTCTGCACATCCTCCTAGACGAATACCGTATATCCAAGGCAATTATTCTTGTAGCTGCCACACTTACTGCTACACTGATCACAATGATCACATTGTGAACAAAGACAGTATCCCAGAGTATCTTTTTTTGTGGGTTTGACTACATACCTCAAAACCGATCACCTCCTTTCTGAATAAATCCATTCTCTTTAACTAAAGGAATCACACCTTGAGCTACATCTGTCTCCACATTTATTACAGTTAATGCAATAACAATATGAATATTGATTATGGTTCAAAGGAAGAATTATATATCTCATTAGCCACTCCTTTATTCATTTTTTGTAAGCAAATCACTGATATAAAAATATTTTTTTAACATTAATGCCTTTCAATACTATAAATATCCTTATTAAGTAATTTCTTAACCTAATTTACACAACTAAACATCATCCTTCTATTAAATTTGTCATATAATGGATCTATTATCTCTCATAAAAGTAATTATGGGATTATTATCCACTTTGAAATCAGAGAATTTAATTATTTGAGCTGT encodes:
- a CDS encoding Clo7bot family Cys-rich peptide, which gives rise to MKYIIDPKVGYELTYCFACSKQCNNKCNDQVGCSTLCISK
- a CDS encoding IS256 family transposase, with product MGLWTKQQLREFIKENNLVSAQDAQNALKELFAETIQEMLEAEMDTHLGYGKHEVKAKLTPNSRNGKSRKTVVSEYGEQEIAIPRDRLGEFEPLVVKKHQSNVTGIEEQIIALYAKGISTREIQDHLGQMYGIEVSPTLISNVTNKIVPLIKEWQNRPLQGVYAVVYLDAIHFKVKQDGAIINKAAYMVIGIDLDGNKDVLGMWIGENESSKFWLSVLNELKNRGVGDILIICVDNLSGFSQAIAACYPQTEIQKCIIHQIRSSTRYVSYKDIKKVTADLKPIYKAATEEGALLELDRFEEVWGAKYPLIIRSWRTNWDELATFFKYPPEIRKLIYTTNMIESYHRQLRKVTKGKSIFPTDEALLKMLYLATVDVTRKWTGRVQNWGQMLLQLSVFFPDRVGQHLR
- a CDS encoding Clo7bot family Cys-rich peptide, giving the protein MRYVVKPTKKDTLGYCLCSQCDHCDQCSSKCGSYKNNCLGYTVFV
- a CDS encoding Clo7bot family Cys-rich peptide is translated as MKFVVKPGQRWVEGYCLGCKNQCQNDCIKQCLDKKV